The following proteins are encoded in a genomic region of Amycolatopsis sulphurea:
- a CDS encoding GntR family transcriptional regulator has translation MDKLDPADSRAPYLQVAGRLREALRAETYRQGDKLPPHQAIADEFGVSVGTVKRAYTLLQDEQLIVTRQGQGTFVRASGAAVPPAEASPGGALNGVDLADLERRLTAVERKLGLAP, from the coding sequence ATGGACAAACTCGATCCGGCCGACTCCCGAGCCCCTTACCTGCAAGTGGCCGGCCGACTTCGGGAGGCGCTCCGGGCGGAGACCTACCGGCAGGGGGACAAGCTTCCGCCGCACCAGGCGATCGCCGATGAGTTCGGCGTGTCGGTGGGGACTGTGAAGCGTGCCTACACCCTCCTGCAGGACGAACAGCTGATCGTCACGCGCCAAGGGCAGGGCACCTTTGTGCGCGCGTCCGGTGCTGCTGTGCCCCCGGCAGAGGCTTCGCCCGGTGGTGCACTCAACGGTGTGGACCTCGCAGACCTTGAGCGGAGACTCACCGCGGTCGAGCGCAAGCTGGGGCTTGCGCCCTGA
- a CDS encoding helix-turn-helix domain-containing protein, whose protein sequence is MQVEGNAVFRVKALAELLDVSRSTVYRAIEAGQLEALKIGSGRGALRIPGFSVNIWLSDCMDAAAAEFFHGDASAEQADNPESETGDDVAESSLNAWLGASDEAEASPAAGDSAAAGVAGVA, encoded by the coding sequence ATGCAGGTTGAGGGTAACGCGGTCTTCCGCGTGAAGGCACTGGCAGAGCTGCTGGACGTCTCGCGCTCCACGGTCTACCGGGCCATCGAGGCCGGGCAGCTGGAAGCGCTGAAGATCGGTTCGGGCCGGGGTGCGCTGCGCATCCCGGGTTTCTCGGTCAACATCTGGCTCAGCGACTGCATGGACGCCGCCGCCGCCGAGTTCTTCCACGGCGACGCGTCGGCCGAACAGGCCGACAACCCCGAGTCCGAGACAGGCGACGATGTGGCGGAGTCCTCGCTCAATGCCTGGCTTGGTGCCAGCGACGAAGCCGAGGCGAGCCCGGCCGCCGGGGACTCGGCCGCTGCTGGTGTGGCGGGGGTGGCGTGA